The Pyrus communis chromosome 12, drPyrComm1.1, whole genome shotgun sequence genomic sequence CAAAACCCTAATATTTCCATCATCACCGCCTACACCACCGACACACCGTCCCTCCACCGCCTCTGCGCCCAAACCAATGTCCAAATGCACTCTCTTGCTTTGTTTTTGGAATTCgtttttaaatttgatattttttttgcaGCTGTTGGACAGAGGTCGCATGAAAAGTTCTCTTCTGGGAGTTTTGGAGGAGTTGGGGAGGAAGTACAAAGTCTTCAGTAGCTGAGATTCAAAGCTGCTTCGCTTTCTTTCTCAAGTGTTTCGTCAAGGAAGAAGATGGTCAGTGAGTTCTTGATTTAATCATCAACTGGAGTATTGTGGTCTGAATTCTTTCTTATTAAATTCAGCTGGTATTTTACCCATATTAAGATCTGTATGTGCATCATTTGTTTTTGAGGTCTCTAATCCCAAAGTCTTTTTGGTCAAATCCTTTCAGTGAATTAGCATGTCAAATCACGTTTGTTGATCTTTTTTCAAAAGCATATTCACTGAGTACACTACCTGCATAATACAGGCTTATATAATACAAGCTTAGGAAGATATCAGTATTTATGTTTGGGAATGAGCTTCCTGCCAAAACAGAGGTAATTGTCTTatatcttcttctctctttgtgtttatatttatttttcctgAGTTGTGTTCAAATATGACAAACAAGAACCACAAAGTTAGCAATGAATATTCAGCGATCCATTAGTGGTTGAAGAATTAATTGGCCGTATATCTTGGATTTGTAGCGTTTTCGTTTCGGAAACATGTGAGACTCTATGCTTTATGTATATCTATGTAATTTTATATCCCTTATATATTTATGGTACAAAATATTAGGTCACTTACAATTTAATTCTATTCATCGTTGTCGTGTCTTTTCAGGGTAAACGGTTAATATTGAAGTCTATTAATGCTGCAATTTAATTCTATTCAATAACACTTCTAGTTATTTCTGCTCAAATTTTGGTATCTGGAAACGCTTTTAGCCTTGCCGAAGCATTCCCAGACACTCTTTTAAGTTGATCAATCATTTGTTTTGTTCAACATGGCACGTTACTCTTTAATATTTATGTGTATTTAttataaattgaatcaattgaTTAGGATGAGAACTtcagttttgagttttgttctACAAGGACCCTGGTTGGTCATTTATATGTGTGTGAATTTTGTAGTGAAATTAAGGAGAGGATTAAGAAGACCAAGTAAAGAAGAGGCGTGGTTATGCAATCTATGACTGCAGCTGTGACAAAGCTTTTCATAATGGTCAGGATGGTAAAGGTTTAAAAATGTCTTATTTTATTCACATGTGTATTCTTTTTCATGTGCGTAAGCAAATGTACATGCATATgcatggtgtgtgtgtgtgtttcttctttgctttacttttatttttattgatatttGGTCAGTATTAAATTGAAATTGATATTTTAGACTTCACTCATTTTCGTAACCCAACATGTGAAGGGttaattctatttttaattctatttttaggTTGAAGGAAAATACGGTGTATAATCTTGGGAGTGCTTTCGATTCTACTCTCATCTCTAATATGAATATAGGTTACAACCGTGCCCTGTGATCCAAAAGCTAAAATCACACCCTCTCAATCTGAACTTCATCGTAAATTTACTCTCTTTCCCTCTTAAATGTTTCTTAGGGATTCTCTGTTTTGATTTTTATCAtccaatttgtttaatttattgttaatttcaggGTACTACCAGTTTTGTGCTGACTTTGATTCCACACTTCAGAAAGGTATACCTCTAATTTATGATAAATTTTGCCAATTTGCTTCTCTTGATTTGGAAGGGTGTGACTCCAATTACTTTGTTTTCCAAAGCCATCTTAGCATCCCCAATTGTCGAACAAAAGCTAATCCAATTGCTAATCTTAGCATCTGCATCACCAATTCACCATTATCTTTTGATTTTGAGTGCCTTTATCGAATAGAGGGCAACTACACAGTTTTATATCTTCGATATACAAATATCAACGCTgatttcttttgtttactaAATACATGCATAATCTGTCGTTCGTTTGAACTTTGATTTAAGTCAAACTTGTAATACAGGTACTGGGACGTTGTTTGGAACAAAGTTGGAGGTGACGATGTGGTGGAAAAGTAAGTCCTCTTACTTTCCTCTCTACCTAGCATACTACATAATCTTTCCAACTTTGTCTAGAATTATATCCACAACTCAATTACTGGCTCTACAAGGACTGAATATAGAGTAATGGTTTAATAATGATTTTAGAATGGTAAATGATTGCAGAAGCAACATGGAATTCAATAGTTGATATTTTGGCTATAATTACTTGATTGAGAGCTTAATCTTCTTTTggtatttgtttgattttcttttgttggcTGTGTTTTGTAGCTCATCAGAAACGGTAAGCAAATGAAAGCTATAACCAAagacttatttattttttccaaaTGGTTTTCATTTGTTATAGGTAAACGTAAATGAAAGTTGAAGTAAGCGTAAATGGCAAGGGTTTTGGCCTCAACTGGAACTTGTAACGAGTGTAACTATACTGGGACATGTAATGAGAAGAAATGTTTTAAGTAGTTGTGGGGAAGCTTATAAACATGTTTACTTCTGGCCTATGCTTACTCTTAAGGTAATTGACAAACTGGTTAATTACACACGAAGCTAAAAGCTTTTGGCCAACTAACCTTATCTTAATGCTTTAATACGCCTGCTTTGTTTCCAATCCTGCTTAAAATTGACGAATGACTATTCTTGAAGAGTTGTATTGGACAGAACAGCTATTCTTGAAGAGTTTTATTTCTCATggacatttttttttccgtgaTAACATAGTTCACAAGGCTTTTAACCTGTTATTATGATTACTATTAACAATTATTCTTAGAGAGAGACGACTAAACCAACCAGTGCATTTTCAAGGAGTACTAGAACATCATTTTTGGAATTAGATAACAATGTTTGCTGTAATTTTGGTAAGGAATCAGTTGACAATGTGGGGATCATGGATTTTGGATTTGACGTTCTCTGAAATTAGCCAAGGAGTGGAAATTTTGATTGGTTTGATTGGTAATTTAGTAATGTTCTTTAAATTCTATAATTATGAGAGAAACATAGATCattgtattatatattttgaactaTCTTTGTATGtttatcaatttattttttatggttttcAGTTTCCTAAATGAAGTTTGATATGTATGAAATTTGACAATTTATCTTCTTTTGCATTTGAACTGCAAGTTAGTTTATGCTAAATGCTGTTTAATAATTTAGAGAAAAGGTTTCAATTGATTGTCATACAATGCAGTTGCAAATTTGATGATTTAGAATTAGCTTATCCATCTTCCATATGATTTCTAATCCCGCTGCAACTCACGGACAACAATTTCTAGTATCTAACTAAAATAACACAGAAAATTTGCGCGATGGGGGCACTATTTTCTCTTCCATAGGCCCCTCAGAATTAGAATAATGGACATGCCAACAACAATGAGTTTATGAGGGTATAATAGCTATGCAGCCTATGTCTGTAGGACTAGTAGTGATAGAAGTCACAAAAATGACTTTTCCCAGTTCCCATCTTTTCAAAAGAAGTTTAAAAGTCACtttaccaaacaaaaaatatataaagcaCAAAAGAAAcgcacaaattaaaaaaaaatttaaacgtaagtagacaaaaataaaagtaaaattttttgCAAAGCTCTCTGTTGTTGGACTTGTGACACTTACCTGCAAGTCTGCAACACAACAAAAATCTCACCTCACGGTCCACAATTTACTTCCAATTCATTTttcatcacaccaaaacctttgCCTTGCGCACCTACTACTATGGCATTAGACACCCGAGGCCACTTGTGACACTTCCCTGCAAGTCtgcaacacaaaacaaaaatctcacCTCACGGTCCACAATTTACTTCCAATTAATTTttcatcacaccaaaacctttgCCTTGCGCACCTACTACTATGGCATTAGACACCCGAGGCCATAGCAGCGGCAGCAGCCACCACCACCCCCACAAATTGCTCAAGCCACCCCATGTAGCCATTGTCCCAACCCCGGGCATAGGTCACCTCACTCCCCTCATCGAGTTAGCCAAACGACTCGTTGTCCATCACAACTTCTCCATCACGTTCATCATCCCCAACGACGGGTCGCTTTTGACACCCCAAAAGAAGGTCCTGGAAGTCCTCAGTTCTCTTTCCATTTCTTACGTCTTCCTCCCTCCGGTGAGCTTCGATGATCTCCCTGATGACACCATGATCGAGACCAAGATGGGTCTCACCTTGACTCGGTCCCTCTCGGCTCTCCGGGACTCAGTAAGGGTACTAAATGAGTCAACTCGGCTAGTGTCACTTATTGTTGATGTTTTTGGTGTGGACGCTTTTGATGTCGCCGTTGAATTCCAAGTGTCTCCTTATATGTTTTTCCTCAATAGTGCTATGGGGTTGTTGCTTGTATTTCATATGCCACACCTTCATGAGACAACTTCTTGTGAGTATAGGGACATGCCTGAACCGGTCCAATTCCCTGGTTGTGTGCCACTTCATGGTCGAGATTTCCCGGATCCGCTTCAAGATAGGACCAACCCGGGCTACAAAGCTGTGATTCACATGTGCAAGAAGTATGGTTCGGTTGCCGGGATCATGGTCAATAGTTTTGTGGATTTGGAACCGGGTGCTTTTAAGGCTCTCAAGGATCAAGGGAGAGGTATTCCATCGGTTTATCCGGTTGGACCGATGATAAAAACCGGTTCAATAGATGGGATCGATGGGAATGAGTGTTTGAGGTGGCTTGATAAGCAGCCCAATGGGTCagttttatttgtttcatttgGGAGCGGTGGGACTTTCTCACAAGAGCAACTGAATGAGTTGGCCTTGGGTCTTGAATTGAGTGGGCATAGATTTATTTGGGTAGTCAAGAGTCCAAACGAGACGGTTAAAAATGCTTCTTATTTTAGTGTCAAAGGCGAAGAAAACCCGCTTGGGTTTCTACCAAACGGGTTTTTGGAGAGAACCAAAGATGTGGGTCTAGTTGTGCCGACATGGGCCCCACAGGTCGAAGTGCTGAATCACAGGTCAACGGGCGGGTTTTTGACCCATTGCGGGTGGAACTCGATACTAGAGAGCATCGTGCATGGTGTGCCTCTGATTGCCTGGCCGCTCTATGCAGAGCAAAAGATGAATAAGGTGATACTAGTTGATGGTTTGAAAGTTGCATTGGGGATCAAAGAGAATAAGAAGGGCATAGTGGAGAGCCAAGATGTTGCTAATTATGTTAGGGACCTAATTGAAGGAGATGAAGGAAAATTGCTAAGGGAGAAGATGAAAGAGTACAAAGAGGCAGCCAAATTGGTTTTGGCAGAAACAGGGTCCTCTACCAAATCACTTGCTGAGGTTGCTCAAATATGGAAGGGATTCAACTCAACAACTAATTTGTAAACTAATTTATCAATTACTGCTTCCTAAGTGATCAGTgacaataatatatatttgtgtgtgtgttgtttCCTTGGCTTTTATCTTGAATGATATCttcttttaatttgttaacGTTACTtatgatttttttggttgagtATGATTTTAATTTGAAATCACTAACTATTTTTAGCTTTTGACTGTGTGTTGATTTCAGCTGGATCAAATCGAAAATACATAGTTCTAGTTCCAACCgaaaaatttttggaaatgaatATTGATAGGGATTTTGCCACCtgtaaaagtagggataaaaacacttaaaaatacttgcaagagaacaaggtagttgtagtgTAAACggctcaagcaaggtcgttttcaacagggattgaatgaataatttatgtttaaaaccaactcttaattaattattgaaaacaaagtttagaaaatgttgattttatgacctaaaatattaaaaacgaatttaattaaaaataattaaataaattgggaaagtaaagaaaacaaaagaaaatagttttgaaaataaatttgagcacTAGGGTTCtaccgtcaccttaacaatttTACATAGTTCTTTCAATTACTTATGCATTACACAtccatattttgaaggttaggttttcctaaagtatgccctacttggaacctccaacatagaacataTATCTAACATGTAATCCGTCTGTGATGTCtagatcgaatgtgaacatgcaagactcattaagttttgtgaaaaccttttgaaaaactataaacccttaagacgtgtcgtccatcctaagaagttacacattaaccacaagaagccttagtcaatttcagggacagccctccgccaaaattgcatcaaattacttttctaaatattctaatggtggccaatcattaagacaaatagatagtttaaagcacagtgattaacaatccaaaacttgcatgcataaattcataaaaaaatgaaaaaaaactacatattcttgctaaggcttgtagcctcgccctagcaaacgaaattagttactaacaaccataaaacaaaatattattaagaacatagatagaaaacaccttgaaaataaacttgaattgtcaAAGCTCTCTAAAGCCAAAGTATTGCGTTCTCCCCCCAATGTTGCGTAAtgaaccctaatggctaacaaGCCTTATTTGCactaatacaaaataaaaccctaaaaagtcttAGAGTAAAACCAGGAAACAtagttaaataataaaatagaaaataaaaggtttcctatttgaactagaattcggagttctcagaaaatcacacttttgactgaccaaatcaactccgatttggtcccaaaaggtctcttttgaaatctgaagacgtcccctacaaatcctcaggAGGAATATTTCTCAAAATATGTCATCTTGACCTcgaaaatacccaaaacgtctaGAAACGTCAATCTGGAAAAGTTGCGTGCTGGGCCTTAATTTCATCGCCACGGTCAAAcgacttggtagaaaaatctggaatttcgACACAACCATCTTGAAAGGTAcatgaacatcctccaattggaatcattcaaaattcatctgtttgatcactttttgctgcagaggaagtcgaatgtcttacattgaaaatatataacaaagtatcaaaattctaccaaaataaccaataaattaatactaagattagggtaaaatatatggtataatatggactcatcaaatATGAGTACGTAACTTAAGAGGAAAGTCAACTTTGTAACATTTACTAAACAATAGTTATGGAAGAATTTGAAGAAAGGTATATATACCAAAGAAATGAagtttttaacccaaaaaaaaaaagtacataaaaagaTACAGTATTCTCCAAAACAGGAAATTATTtggatatttttcaaatttgtactTAATTAAgttatgcatatatataattaaaagttGGGGCCCCCTGGAGATGGGGCTCATTTGGCACTCCTCCAAAGTAGGCACTGGCATGGTGGGAACATTTACTGAgttataatatgatttaaaaaaGAGTGTTGATAGATCCACTCCGTTGTTTTATTTTCCCACCCACGTTATAATCTCACCCActataaaagtttaaaattttgaaatcctaTTTTTCCACCCACCATGATTCCTAAAATAATCTTCACCATAGTTCCATTGTTCTGTTTTCACAACCAAGAGGACAAAATAGATGATTGGATGGAACCTAAtctaataaaacaaattttttgcaaaaattttctatatccaaattccaaaaatttcTGAAAATTTCCGAATGCACTACAATGAGATGCCTTGAAAATTGGATGGGACCTAATCtataaaacaaacccaaaatttgCAATCACCATGATCGTACTCCAATATTAGACGATATCATTTGCATAGAATAATATGCAGAGTAATCAAACCCTAATTAGGTAAATTCAAGCTTATTTGAATTGTTTTTGGGGGAAAAATGGCCACCATAGTCGGGATTTCAAATTCAAAGAATAAAGGAATTTCAATTTAGAGAGTGCAAAATTTCAATTCCTCTACATTTCAGTTCATTTGCAGAAGATAGCCAGAATTTATGAGGGCAGGTGCGAACGAACTCCAAAGAAAAATTCTAGATTCGAAGAGAGTGAGATGGGATGCGCTAGattcaaagagagagagattcacGGCGTTGGTCAAATGCCATAAAAAACAATTCTATGACGCCTAAAAAGTGTCATCATGTGCATGGCGTTTATTAGGGACAAAGAGAGAGAACTTATGTACTAAAATGTTAAACATgggacgagagagagagacggcGACGGTTGGTGGAGAAGCCATAGCAGTCGATGTAGAAGGCGATAAGGGATAAACCAAAGAGAGAAGCACGAAGGAGAGAGAAACATAATAGGGGTTGAAAATTCTTTTTCTAGAAGATTAAAcatgttattatttttatttta encodes the following:
- the LOC137710543 gene encoding hydroquinone glucosyltransferase-like, which gives rise to MALDTRGHSSGSSHHHPHKLLKPPHVAIVPTPGIGHLTPLIELAKRLVVHHNFSITFIIPNDGSLLTPQKKVLEVLSSLSISYVFLPPVSFDDLPDDTMIETKMGLTLTRSLSALRDSVRVLNESTRLVSLIVDVFGVDAFDVAVEFQVSPYMFFLNSAMGLLLVFHMPHLHETTSCEYRDMPEPVQFPGCVPLHGRDFPDPLQDRTNPGYKAVIHMCKKYGSVAGIMVNSFVDLEPGAFKALKDQGRGIPSVYPVGPMIKTGSIDGIDGNECLRWLDKQPNGSVLFVSFGSGGTFSQEQLNELALGLELSGHRFIWVVKSPNETVKNASYFSVKGEENPLGFLPNGFLERTKDVGLVVPTWAPQVEVLNHRSTGGFLTHCGWNSILESIVHGVPLIAWPLYAEQKMNKVILVDGLKVALGIKENKKGIVESQDVANYVRDLIEGDEGKLLREKMKEYKEAAKLVLAETGSSTKSLAEVAQIWKGFNSTTNL